In one Shinella zoogloeoides genomic region, the following are encoded:
- a CDS encoding flagellar hook protein FlgE, with product MSLYGTMRTGVSGMNAQANRLSTVADNIANANTTGYKKASTQFSSLILPTTGGAYNSGGVNTDVRYSISAQGTFTYTNSSTDLAINGKGFFIVQGSDGQEYMTRAGAFTPMDDGTLRNSAGFTLMGYPYSSTEDPTIVINGFAGLEEINLASGELNVEASNSGYLHVNLPSNEAHPYTKSTSLVAYDSLGNTRKLDFNYSTTATPGQWELSVTYTDPDSGNIYDMLDTPPSVVASAAAATTEALSFDTTGKLVSPTDINTSGMTIGGGVLNPLEISIGGASGGSTQLAASFAAKGDIDGIGPSGVTGYEISDDGIVFLKYENGDMAPKYRIAMANVQSPDNLKPLAGNVYAQSPDSGVVVMGYAGNGGYGTIISGALEDSNVDIAEELTSMIESQRNYTANSKVFQTGSELMEVLVNLKR from the coding sequence ATGAGCCTTTACGGTACGATGAGAACGGGTGTTTCCGGCATGAATGCCCAGGCCAACCGCCTGAGCACGGTCGCCGACAACATCGCCAACGCGAACACGACGGGCTACAAGAAGGCCTCGACCCAGTTCTCCTCGCTGATCCTGCCCACCACCGGCGGCGCCTACAATTCGGGCGGCGTGAACACGGACGTGCGCTATTCCATTTCGGCGCAGGGCACCTTCACCTACACCAATTCCTCGACGGACCTCGCCATCAACGGCAAGGGCTTCTTCATCGTCCAGGGCTCGGACGGCCAGGAATACATGACCCGCGCCGGCGCCTTCACGCCGATGGATGACGGAACGCTGCGCAACTCCGCCGGCTTCACGCTGATGGGCTATCCCTATTCCTCGACCGAGGACCCGACGATCGTCATCAACGGCTTTGCCGGCCTGGAGGAGATCAACCTTGCCTCGGGCGAGCTGAATGTAGAGGCTTCCAACAGCGGCTACCTGCATGTGAACCTGCCGTCGAACGAGGCGCATCCCTACACGAAGTCGACCTCGCTGGTCGCCTATGACAGCCTCGGCAACACCCGCAAGCTCGACTTCAACTATTCGACGACGGCGACGCCGGGCCAGTGGGAACTCAGCGTGACCTACACGGATCCCGATAGCGGCAACATCTACGACATGCTCGACACCCCGCCGAGCGTCGTCGCGTCCGCAGCCGCGGCCACGACCGAGGCGCTGAGCTTCGATACCACCGGCAAGCTCGTCTCGCCGACGGACATCAACACGTCCGGCATGACGATTGGCGGCGGCGTGCTCAATCCGCTGGAGATTTCCATCGGCGGCGCGTCCGGCGGCTCGACGCAGCTTGCGGCTTCCTTCGCGGCCAAGGGCGACATCGACGGCATCGGCCCGAGCGGTGTGACCGGCTACGAGATCAGCGACGACGGCATCGTCTTCCTCAAATACGAGAACGGCGACATGGCGCCGAAGTACCGTATCGCGATGGCGAACGTCCAGAGCCCGGACAACCTCAAGCCGCTCGCCGGCAACGTCTATGCGCAGAGCCCGGATTCGGGCGTGGTGGTCATGGGCTACGCCGGCAACGGCGGCTACGGCACCATCATCTCCGGCGCGCTTGAGGATTCCAACGTCGATATCGCCGAAGAGCTGACGAGCATGATCGAGTCGCAGCGTAACTACACGGCGAACTCGAAGGTCTTCCAGACCGGCTCGGAACTCATGGAAGTTCTCGTCAATCTGAAGAGATAA
- the flgK gene encoding flagellar hook-associated protein FlgK: protein MSLSAAMKTAQSSFSNVGLQSAVASKNIANASNPAYARRAAILATATSGATVVETQRAQNEALLKQNLLSISKASGQDTLLAGLTQMKMMLGGEDYELAPSTYLAKLRDNLQTFADKPNEVSLAETVVSDAIDVANSLNSTSLSLQKMRAEADADINTGVVELNRLLKEFRAYNDKVKQSTAAGAVDNDALDQRDKLLTEISSIVGVTTVTRTNNDLALYTSDGTVLFETVERSVTFAPTTTYTATVDGNQVLIDGVPVQAGAGGNTSARGSLAALLQLRDHTAPTFQAQLDEISRGLINMFSEDVAGTSLDGLFMRNGVAVGDDLGVDAVVPGLATVIKVNPAVITSQGGNAMLLRDGINATFNIDDNASFSELLNSYATAFETPVTFDPAAAIDTDGTILAFSTGSVGWLEEIRSAASTAGDDKNALLARTQEALQNVTAVSLDEELALLLDLEQSYKASAKLVAAVDEMITALLQAAG, encoded by the coding sequence ATGTCGCTTTCAGCAGCAATGAAGACTGCTCAGTCCAGCTTCTCCAACGTAGGCCTGCAATCGGCCGTCGCGTCGAAGAACATTGCCAATGCAAGCAACCCGGCCTACGCCCGTCGCGCGGCGATCCTCGCCACGGCGACCTCGGGTGCCACCGTGGTCGAAACGCAGCGTGCCCAGAACGAGGCCCTGCTGAAGCAGAACCTGCTCTCGATCTCGAAGGCTTCCGGCCAGGACACGCTGCTCGCCGGCCTCACGCAGATGAAGATGATGCTCGGCGGCGAGGACTACGAACTCGCCCCCTCCACCTACCTCGCCAAGCTGCGCGACAACCTCCAGACCTTCGCCGACAAGCCGAACGAGGTCTCGCTTGCCGAGACCGTTGTCTCCGATGCCATCGACGTCGCGAACTCGCTGAACAGCACCTCGCTCTCCCTGCAGAAGATGCGCGCCGAGGCGGATGCGGACATCAATACGGGCGTGGTGGAGCTCAACCGCCTGCTCAAGGAATTCCGCGCCTACAACGACAAGGTCAAGCAGAGCACTGCCGCTGGCGCGGTGGACAACGACGCGCTCGACCAGCGCGACAAGCTGCTGACGGAGATTTCCTCCATCGTGGGCGTGACGACGGTCACCCGCACGAACAACGACCTCGCGCTCTATACCAGCGACGGCACAGTGCTGTTCGAGACGGTGGAGCGCAGCGTCACCTTCGCGCCCACGACGACATATACGGCGACGGTCGACGGCAACCAGGTCCTGATCGACGGCGTGCCGGTGCAGGCCGGCGCGGGCGGCAACACCAGCGCCCGCGGTTCGCTCGCCGCGCTCCTACAGCTCCGCGACCACACGGCACCGACCTTCCAGGCCCAGCTCGACGAAATCTCCCGCGGCCTCATCAACATGTTCTCCGAGGACGTGGCGGGTACCAGCCTCGATGGTCTCTTCATGCGCAACGGCGTGGCGGTCGGCGACGATCTCGGCGTCGATGCCGTGGTCCCGGGCCTTGCGACCGTCATCAAGGTGAACCCGGCGGTGATCACCAGCCAGGGCGGCAACGCCATGTTGCTGCGCGACGGCATCAACGCCACCTTCAATATCGACGACAATGCCAGCTTCTCTGAACTGCTGAACAGCTACGCAACCGCCTTCGAGACGCCGGTGACCTTCGATCCGGCCGCGGCGATCGACACGGACGGCACGATCCTCGCCTTCTCGACCGGCTCGGTCGGCTGGCTGGAAGAAATCCGCAGCGCGGCCTCGACGGCGGGCGATGACAAGAATGCGCTGCTCGCCCGCACGCAGGAAGCGCTCCAGAACGTGACCGCCGTCAGCCTCGACGAGGAGCTGGCGCTGCTTCTCGATCTCGAGCAGTCCTACAAGGCGTCGGCGAAACTCGTGGCGGCGGTCGATGAGATGATCACCGCTCTTCTTCAAGCGGCGGGCTAA
- a CDS encoding flagellar hook-associated family protein, with the protein MKASFVSNVSLQNAMRITVSKAQKEMLQLQEETVTGRHADVGAVLGAKTARTLNLHRDLQRMESLKSTNALTTQRLAASQQALGQMSTAANNAMEVLIALSGITSSDQLSLAQKNIGNALSTFTAAANTSFSGEYLFAGINSDVMPFKDYFQESPASDAKIAFDTEFSNFMTSNGYSSPEEITPAAMQDFIDGLEANFTDDLYWEANWSNASDENMQSRVSAAETVQSSTNTNTSGMRYMALGLVLGQELLALGISEQTRKTVSDAAIDYMGRAISGVDGERSKLGISESRVTQANVSLDAQITILNTSIKDMEGIDTYEAATRVTTLESQLSLSYTLTSRIQNLSLLNYL; encoded by the coding sequence ATGAAGGCTTCTTTCGTTTCCAACGTCTCCCTGCAAAATGCGATGCGGATCACCGTGTCCAAGGCGCAGAAGGAGATGCTGCAGCTCCAGGAGGAGACGGTCACCGGCCGCCATGCGGATGTCGGCGCCGTCCTGGGCGCCAAGACGGCGCGCACGCTCAACCTGCACCGCGACCTCCAGCGCATGGAATCGCTGAAGAGCACGAACGCGCTGACGACCCAGCGGCTTGCGGCCTCGCAGCAGGCGCTCGGGCAGATGTCGACGGCGGCGAACAACGCGATGGAAGTGCTGATCGCGCTCTCCGGCATCACGTCCTCCGACCAGCTTTCGTTGGCGCAGAAGAATATCGGCAATGCCCTATCGACCTTCACGGCTGCGGCCAACACGTCCTTCAGCGGCGAATATCTCTTCGCCGGCATCAATTCCGACGTGATGCCGTTCAAGGACTATTTCCAGGAATCGCCGGCCTCCGACGCCAAGATCGCCTTCGACACAGAGTTTTCGAACTTCATGACGTCGAACGGCTATTCCTCGCCCGAGGAGATCACGCCGGCCGCCATGCAGGACTTCATCGACGGCCTCGAAGCGAATTTCACGGACGACCTCTACTGGGAGGCGAACTGGTCGAACGCCTCGGACGAGAACATGCAGAGCCGCGTCAGCGCCGCCGAGACCGTCCAGAGCTCGACCAATACCAACACGTCGGGCATGCGTTACATGGCGCTCGGCCTCGTGCTGGGCCAGGAACTGCTGGCGCTCGGCATTTCCGAGCAGACGCGCAAGACCGTCAGCGACGCGGCGATCGACTATATGGGCCGGGCGATCTCCGGCGTGGACGGCGAACGCTCGAAGCTCGGTATTTCCGAATCGCGCGTCACGCAGGCCAACGTCTCGCTCGACGCCCAGATCACGATCCTGAACACCAGCATCAAGGATATGGAAGGGATCGACACCTACGAGGCGGCAACGCGCGTGACGACGCTCGAGTCGCAGCTTTCGCTTTCCTACACGCTGACGTCGAGGATCCAGAATCTCAGTCTCTTGAATTACCTCTGA
- the flaF gene encoding flagellar biosynthesis regulator FlaF: MYQFSYAEIMEEGVAVSKDRERQVLERSIALLKAAMALEGGYGKETVEAVYFTRRVWIRFVEDLGNPENQLDGELRANLISIAIWILKEIEKIRKRESTNFQGIIDITTIIKDGIQ; the protein is encoded by the coding sequence ATGTACCAGTTTTCATACGCCGAGATCATGGAGGAAGGCGTTGCCGTCTCGAAGGATCGGGAACGGCAGGTCCTCGAAAGGTCGATTGCGCTTCTGAAGGCGGCAATGGCCCTGGAGGGCGGCTACGGCAAGGAGACGGTGGAAGCCGTGTATTTCACCCGCCGTGTCTGGATCCGTTTCGTCGAAGATCTCGGCAACCCGGAAAACCAGCTCGACGGCGAGCTTCGCGCCAATCTCATCTCGATCGCCATCTGGATCCTCAAGGAGATCGAAAAGATTCGCAAACGCGAATCCACGAACTTCCAGGGCATCATCGACATCACCACCATCATCAAGGATGGCATCCAATGA
- the flbT gene encoding flagellar biosynthesis repressor FlbT, giving the protein MKSTLRISLKSGERIFVNGAVLRVDRKVAVEFLNDVTFLLENHVLQPEQATTPLRQLYFIAQMSLINPEGAEQSIAMFRKSVIMLLSCFKNEEVLAELKRVDALVTQGRAFEALKAIRGLYAIEDRILNNQEMAPATIEQIRREIAPW; this is encoded by the coding sequence ATGAAAAGTACCCTGCGTATATCGCTGAAGTCCGGTGAGCGCATTTTCGTCAACGGCGCCGTCCTCAGGGTCGACCGCAAGGTGGCGGTCGAATTCCTCAACGACGTGACCTTCCTTCTGGAAAACCACGTCCTGCAGCCGGAGCAGGCGACCACCCCGCTCCGCCAGCTCTATTTCATCGCGCAGATGTCGCTGATCAACCCGGAAGGCGCCGAGCAGTCGATCGCCATGTTCCGCAAGTCGGTCATCATGCTGCTGTCCTGCTTCAAGAACGAGGAAGTGCTGGCCGAACTCAAGCGCGTCGACGCGCTCGTGACGCAAGGCCGCGCCTTTGAAGCACTGAAGGCGATCCGCGGCCTCTACGCGATCGAGGACCGCATCCTCAACAACCAGGAAATGGCGCCGGCCACGATCGAGCAGATCCGCAGGGAGATTGCACCATGGTAA
- the flgD gene encoding flagellar hook assembly protein FlgD, with protein sequence MVSTNPVGSSTSAGYTPTVTGADSAKDTKDATLNYESFLKLLVAQMKNQDPTEPMDATQQMAQLATFSQVEQTIKTNKNLESLLQRTSLQEANSVIGRTVTSEDGKVSGVVKEVTLYNDGIVATLDSGTKLVIGPGVKVSETKASET encoded by the coding sequence ATGGTAAGCACGAACCCCGTCGGCTCTTCGACCTCTGCCGGCTACACGCCCACCGTCACGGGCGCCGATTCGGCCAAGGACACCAAGGATGCGACGCTGAACTACGAGAGCTTCCTGAAGCTGCTCGTGGCGCAGATGAAGAATCAGGATCCGACCGAGCCGATGGACGCGACCCAGCAGATGGCGCAGCTTGCGACCTTCTCGCAGGTCGAGCAGACCATCAAGACCAACAAGAACCTGGAAAGCCTGCTCCAGCGCACATCGCTGCAGGAAGCCAATTCCGTCATCGGCCGCACCGTCACCAGCGAAGACGGCAAGGTTTCTGGCGTCGTCAAGGAAGTGACGCTATACAATGACGGTATCGTCGCGACGCTTGATTCGGGCACGAAGCTCGTCATCGGCCCCGGCGTGAAGGTCAGCGAAACCAAGGCGAGCGAAACCTAG
- the fliQ gene encoding flagellar biosynthesis protein FliQ codes for MNEADALDIAQAAIWTVVVASGPAVLVAMLVGVAIAFVQALTQVQEMTLTFVPKILAIFITIAISAPFIGSQISIFTNLVFSRIETGF; via the coding sequence GTGAATGAGGCAGACGCCCTCGACATAGCGCAGGCAGCCATCTGGACGGTCGTCGTGGCCTCCGGTCCGGCGGTGCTTGTCGCCATGCTGGTGGGCGTCGCCATCGCCTTCGTGCAGGCATTGACGCAGGTGCAGGAAATGACCCTGACCTTCGTGCCGAAAATCCTCGCGATCTTCATCACGATCGCCATCTCCGCGCCCTTCATCGGCTCGCAGATCTCCATCTTCACCAATCTCGTCTTCTCGCGGATAGAAACCGGGTTCTGA
- the flhA gene encoding flagellar biosynthesis protein FlhA — MAQVPAINLPKVSPRGRDIAFAVGILTILSILFLPIPPFMIDIGLAFSIAFSVLILMVALWIQRPLDFSSFPTVLLIATMIRLALNIATTRVILSHGNEGHDAAGGVIAGFASLVMSGDFVIGIIVFMILIVVNFIVITKGATRIAEVGARFTLDAIPGKQMSIDADLSAGLIDEKQAQLRRRELEEESSFFGSMDGASKFVRGDAIAGLLITAINVFGGIIIGYFRHGMELGEAADVFVKLSVGDGLVSQIPALIVSLAAGLIVSRGGTAGSTDQAVINQLSGYPRALLVAAGLMILLAIMPGLPFVPFMALGGVMAFGGWIIPRRIEEENRVKREQEAQQVQQTRDQEKDSVKSVLKTAEIELLLGKQVSTRLLGAHQELAFRVGKMRKKFAGQYGFVVPEIKVSDDITIPDKSYHIRIHGTTIASNIVRVGEVLVVTGGGRKPSVPGDDIREPAFGMPAVSILETFADDLRREGFHPIDNVSVVLTHLSEVIRNNLPQLLSYKDVKVLIERLDPEYRKLADEICSSHMSYSGLQAVLKLLLAERVSIRNLHLILEAVAELAPHVRKTEQIVEHVRIRMAQQICGDLTDNGVLPVLRLGNKWDMVFHQALKRDSKGEIVEFDIDPRQLEEFSEQATRVIREFLDRGTPFVLVTSPESRSYVRMIIERLFATLPVLSHVELAKGIEIKILGSIS; from the coding sequence ATGGCGCAAGTACCGGCAATCAACCTTCCGAAGGTAAGCCCTCGCGGCCGCGACATCGCGTTCGCCGTGGGCATCCTGACGATCCTGTCGATCCTCTTCCTGCCGATCCCGCCCTTCATGATCGATATCGGGCTGGCTTTCTCCATCGCCTTCTCCGTGCTCATCCTGATGGTCGCGCTGTGGATCCAGCGCCCGCTCGACTTCTCGTCCTTCCCGACCGTCCTGCTGATCGCGACGATGATACGCCTGGCGCTCAACATCGCGACGACGCGCGTCATCCTGTCCCACGGCAACGAGGGTCACGACGCGGCGGGCGGGGTTATCGCGGGCTTCGCCAGCCTCGTCATGTCCGGCGATTTCGTCATCGGTATCATCGTCTTCATGATCCTGATCGTGGTGAACTTCATCGTCATCACCAAGGGCGCGACGCGTATCGCGGAAGTCGGCGCGCGCTTCACCCTCGATGCCATTCCCGGCAAGCAGATGTCGATCGACGCCGACCTCTCGGCCGGCCTCATCGACGAGAAGCAGGCGCAGCTTCGCCGCCGCGAGCTGGAAGAGGAAAGCTCCTTCTTCGGTTCGATGGACGGTGCCTCGAAATTCGTGCGCGGCGACGCCATCGCCGGTCTGCTCATCACCGCCATCAACGTCTTCGGCGGCATCATCATCGGCTATTTCCGCCACGGCATGGAGCTCGGCGAAGCCGCCGACGTCTTCGTCAAGCTGTCGGTCGGCGACGGCCTCGTCTCGCAGATCCCCGCCCTGATCGTCTCGCTCGCCGCCGGCCTCATCGTCTCGCGCGGCGGCACGGCTGGCTCCACCGACCAGGCGGTCATCAACCAGCTCTCCGGCTATCCGCGCGCGCTTCTCGTCGCCGCCGGCCTGATGATCCTGCTCGCAATCATGCCGGGCCTGCCCTTCGTTCCCTTCATGGCGCTCGGCGGCGTCATGGCATTCGGCGGCTGGATCATCCCGCGCCGCATCGAGGAGGAGAACCGCGTCAAGCGCGAGCAGGAGGCCCAGCAGGTCCAGCAGACCCGCGACCAGGAGAAGGATTCGGTCAAGTCGGTGCTGAAGACGGCCGAGATCGAGCTCCTGCTCGGCAAGCAGGTCTCCACGCGCCTGCTCGGCGCGCACCAGGAACTGGCTTTCCGCGTCGGCAAGATGCGCAAGAAGTTCGCCGGCCAGTACGGTTTCGTCGTGCCGGAGATCAAGGTCTCCGACGACATCACCATCCCGGACAAGTCCTACCACATCCGCATCCACGGCACGACGATCGCCTCCAACATCGTGCGCGTCGGCGAGGTGCTCGTCGTCACCGGCGGCGGCCGCAAGCCGAGCGTGCCGGGCGACGATATCCGCGAGCCCGCCTTCGGCATGCCGGCCGTCTCGATCCTCGAAACCTTTGCCGATGACCTGCGCCGCGAAGGCTTCCACCCGATCGACAACGTTTCCGTGGTGCTGACGCACCTGTCGGAAGTCATCCGCAACAACCTGCCGCAGCTTCTGTCCTACAAGGACGTCAAGGTGCTGATCGAGCGCCTTGATCCGGAATACCGCAAGCTGGCCGACGAGATCTGCTCGTCGCACATGTCCTATTCGGGCCTGCAGGCCGTGCTGAAGCTGCTGCTTGCCGAGCGCGTCTCCATCCGCAACCTGCATCTCATCCTCGAAGCGGTGGCCGAACTCGCGCCGCATGTGCGCAAGACCGAGCAGATCGTCGAGCATGTGCGCATCCGCATGGCGCAGCAGATCTGCGGTGACCTCACCGACAACGGTGTGCTGCCGGTGCTTCGCCTCGGCAACAAGTGGGACATGGTCTTCCACCAGGCCCTCAAGCGCGACTCGAAGGGCGAGATCGTCGAGTTCGACATCGATCCGCGCCAGCTCGAAGAGTTTTCCGAGCAGGCGACCCGGGTTATCCGCGAGTTTCTCGACCGCGGCACGCCCTTTGTACTGGTCACGTCGCCCGAATCCCGTTCTTATGTGCGCATGATCATCGAGCGCCTGTTCGCCACATTGCCGGTTCTCTCGCATGTCGAGCTCGCCAAGGGCATCGAGATCAAGATTCTCGGCTCCATTTCATGA
- the fliR gene encoding flagellar biosynthetic protein FliR — protein MITDPQGTVLALFAAFCRVGGCFMLLPGFSSARLSMQIRLFLAVAISMAILPILWDTIYPRTSGSLDGYLKLIVFETLTGAVIGLIARYYVLGLQFAGTVLTMMMGFNAPPTPDVIEDTAENQLTNLLSFAGLMVLFILDFHHVILRALVDSYNVMPLGAGFNPQSALITLTDTLSQTFMIMLRLASPFILYGLVFNVSVGLVNKLAPQIPIYFVSLPFIIMGGMVLLYFGISSMLEIFTAGFLPVFRGG, from the coding sequence ATGATAACGGACCCGCAGGGCACGGTGCTGGCGCTGTTCGCCGCCTTCTGCCGTGTCGGCGGGTGTTTCATGCTGCTGCCGGGGTTTTCCTCCGCGCGCCTTTCCATGCAGATCCGCCTGTTCCTCGCGGTGGCGATCTCCATGGCGATCCTGCCGATCCTCTGGGACACGATCTATCCGCGCACCTCCGGTTCGCTCGACGGCTATCTCAAGCTGATCGTCTTCGAAACGCTGACCGGGGCGGTGATCGGCCTCATCGCGCGCTACTATGTGCTCGGCCTGCAATTCGCCGGCACGGTGCTCACCATGATGATGGGCTTCAACGCGCCGCCGACGCCTGACGTCATCGAGGACACGGCCGAAAACCAGCTGACGAACCTTCTGTCCTTCGCCGGCCTGATGGTGCTTTTCATACTGGATTTCCACCACGTCATTCTGCGCGCGCTGGTGGATTCCTACAATGTCATGCCGCTCGGCGCAGGCTTCAACCCGCAGAGCGCGCTGATCACGCTCACCGACACGCTGAGCCAGACCTTCATGATCATGCTCAGGCTCGCCAGCCCCTTCATCCTCTACGGCCTGGTGTTCAACGTCTCCGTCGGCCTCGTCAACAAGCTCGCGCCGCAGATTCCGATCTACTTCGTCTCGCTGCCCTTCATCATCATGGGCGGCATGGTCCTGCTCTATTTCGGCATTTCCTCGATGCTGGAAATCTTCACGGCCGGCTTCCTGCCGGTGTTCCGCGGAGGCTGA
- a CDS encoding rod-binding protein — translation MAISPPSDLVLDVVRAADPSQVQEAQAKLKSNRAAFEANSLAEAGAGFQAAVGILNRDTVATQGAEGVKAVGAKAIPEHLRKFESMVLQNFVKSMMPTESEELYGKGTAGEMWRGMMADQLGEALAKGGGIGIAESLAGKSGITTNPKDKDADRVAAGMVQSLQRQAFADLTPGIKQDDKKA, via the coding sequence GTGGCAATTTCTCCCCCCAGCGACCTGGTGCTCGATGTCGTGCGTGCTGCCGACCCGAGCCAGGTTCAGGAAGCGCAAGCCAAGCTGAAGTCGAATCGCGCCGCCTTCGAGGCCAACAGCCTCGCCGAAGCGGGCGCCGGTTTCCAGGCCGCCGTCGGCATCCTCAATCGCGATACCGTTGCCACTCAGGGCGCCGAAGGCGTCAAGGCGGTAGGCGCCAAGGCGATCCCGGAGCATCTGCGCAAATTCGAATCGATGGTGCTGCAGAATTTCGTGAAGTCGATGATGCCGACGGAGAGCGAAGAGCTCTACGGCAAGGGCACGGCGGGCGAGATGTGGCGCGGCATGATGGCCGACCAGCTCGGCGAAGCGCTCGCCAAGGGCGGCGGTATCGGCATTGCCGAGAGCCTTGCCGGAAAGAGCGGCATCACCACCAATCCGAAGGACAAGGACGCTGACCGTGTCGCCGCCGGCATGGTGCAGTCGTTGCAGCGCCAGGCCTTTGCCGACCTGACGCCCGGCATCAAGCAAGACGATAAAAAAGCATAA